Below is a genomic region from Schistocerca americana isolate TAMUIC-IGC-003095 chromosome 1, iqSchAmer2.1, whole genome shotgun sequence.
TCGCCGTCTTCTGGCTGATGGTCGCCTTCGTCTCCTCCTTCGAGATGCTGCTCGCCGCCCGCATCATCGGCAGCATCGGCTCCGGCATAGCGCTCTCGGTGCCGCACCTGTACGTGTCCGAGGTGGCACAGACCCACATCCGGGGCGCTCTGGCCGCGCTCTTCATGATCATGATGAACAGCGGTAACCTGTACATCATGTGCACCGGGCCCTTCCTCTCGGTGACGGGCGCCTCCTACGCGGGGTTGGTACTGCCGGCCCTCTTCGTGCTGACCTTCCTCTGGGTGCCCGAATCTCCATACTTCCTGCTGCTGCGCAAGAAAGAGGGTGACGCGAAGGACACGCTGGCCCGGCTGCGCGCGAACACGGATCTGGAGGCGGAGCTGCGGGAAATGCACAAAGCCATACAGCAGAAGGGGCAGACGCAGGGTTCTTTCAGAGATATCGTCTTCAACGCCGTCCACCGGCGgacgctgctgctggtggtgggtctGACGGTGCTGTACCTGGGGACCGGGTCTCAGGCGCTGGTGGCGTTCTCCACAGAGATCTTCAACCGCAGCGGCAGCTCCATCGACTCGGACGTGAGCTCCATCATCGTGGCCGCGGTGCAGCTGGTCGCCAGCGTGTCGGCATCGGCGCTGGTGGACCGGGCGGGCCGCCGGCCACTCCTCATATGCGGCTTCGTCGGCTGCGCCGTCTCCATGGCGGCCCTCGGCGTCTACTTCTTCCTCGCCGACGCCCAGCACGTGGACATGTCTGCCCTCTACTGGCTGCCGCTCACAGGCCTAACAGCTTTCCAGGTATCACCAATAACACAGACAAACCTTACTGTGACACCTCTTTGTAAGGCAGACGACAAGAAAGACTCCCACTTTgagtgccatctacatctacatccatactccgcaagccacctgacggtgtgtggcggagggtaccttgagtacctctatcggttctcccttctattcctgtctcgtactgttcgtagaaaggaagattgtcagtatgcctctgtgtcgaCTCtactctctctgactttatcctcatggtcacttcgcgagatacacgtaggagcgagcaatatactgcttgactcctcggtgaaggtatgttctcgaaacttcaacaaaagcccgtaccgagctgctgagcgtctctcctgcagagtcttccgctggcgtttatctatcatctccgtaacgctttcgcgattactaaatgatcctgtaacgaagcgcgctgctctccgttggatctatctcttctatcaacactatctgttatggatcccacactgctgagcagtattcaagtagtgggcgaacaagtgtactgtaacctacttcctttgttttcagattgcatttccttaggatccttccaatgaatctcagtctggcatctgctttaccgacgatcaacattccattttaaatcactcctaatgcgtactcccagatagtttatggaattaactgcttccagaagctgacttgctatattgtagctaaatgataaggcatctttctttctttcgatgtaccacagcatcatccgcaaaaggccacagtgaacttcctatgttatccacaaggttatttatatatattgtgaatagcaacggtcctccgacactcccctgcggcacacctgaaatcactcttacttcggaagacttctctccattgagaatgacatgctgcgctctgttatctaggaactcttcaatccaatcacacaattggactgatagtccatatgctcttactttgttcattaaacgactgtggggaactgtatcaaacgccttgcggaagtcaagaaacaatctacctgtgaaccagtgtctatggccctctgagtctcgtggacgaatagcgcaagctgggtttcacacgatcgtctttttcgaaacccatgctgatccctacagagtagatttctagtctccagaaaagtcattatactcgaacataagacgtgttccaaaattctacaacaatgCTCATATTACTACGTTACCTTAAATGTTGGAAAGAAAGCCGTACAAGCAATATTACGGGAACAACATCTCAGTGAGGGCTGCCAAACCCTCTAATATTGTGGGCATGTCAAGTTCTTGAGCTCGCAGTATTACGGCATAGCATTCTTTCCAACACTGAAGACAACGTACGTGGGTTGTTTGATAGGTCTGATGAAAACGCGAGAAAAAATGTTGGTTTCGTAagcaactcaccttacttctcgacatagtctcatTTAAGGGATTTGCaattggtccagcgatcctccagctttttcatcccatcggaaaaataggttctgtcatactctgcaaaatactcgttaactgcaaatatcacttcctcatttgaccaAAATTTCTTCCCACGAAGCCAGAGTTTCAAATTGGGGAACCGAAATATGTCACTTAGGGCTAAGTATGGTGAACAGGGTGGATGAGGGACCAATTCAAAGTCCAGTCCATGCACTTTCTCCATTTTTATCGCTGATGTATGGTATGGTGCACTGTTCTGTTGAAATAGTGCTTTTAAGCCAAATTAGGTGTCAGATGATTCAACAATCAAGCATGTTACGATTCTGCTTTTTTTTCAAGTCATTTATAAGAATTactccttgggaatcccaaaaaacagtggccatcaccttatcAGCTGATAGAATGGTCCTTGCCTTCTTCggcgcactttcaccagcctttgtccattgcttTGACTCCCGCTTTGACTCTGATGTGTAATGatgaatccaggtttcatcaacagtcacaaaccgATGCAAAAAATTTTTGCGGATTGCAGTTAAATATCGCCAGATATTGCgctgaaatgttgtgccggatgtgcttttggtcgactgtgagcaactGCGGCACCCACCTCGCACAGTTTTTTCATAGCCAGTTCTCCGTACAGGACATTATCCATTCGGTCAGTTGAAATGCTTACAGTCTCAGAAATGGCACGAATTTTTATTCAACGGTCTTGCATTACCGTGTCacggattttgtcaatgatttccttTGTGGCGACCTCAACTGGACGGTCATAGCGCGCTTCGTCTTTAATGCTTGtccgtccacgtttcagttcattAATCCAGAAGTAAATGGTCTTCTATGACGATGCAGAATCCGCATCGACTTCATCCAATACCGTTTTGATTTGTGTGGCACTCCaaaccttcaaatgaaaatgttaataatAGCGCGAAAttatgttttctccattttcaatcgcactCGACGCACTGACGAATTCAGACGGCTGTAaacaatgaactgtacgctgtacattgttgaaattctttatacgatcctttGGATAATCCAGCattgcattttttaaagaaaaacgcagtaaaacattttctattcttAGAAATAAGGTGACCTTTTTTCTGACAATTATTTTTACTGCAGTTCTCGGGTTATTTTAATTTGCTCCATGGTCATCGATAAAGACTTAACTGCTGCATTAAACAATGTATCGTTTTGTACAGGTTTGGACGTAGTTCTGGTCTGGTACACGCATTTTTTATGCACGTCGAAAgattattcgttgattttaagccACTGGTGAATAAAATCTTAACGAAACAATAGTCAACtgtaataacaatttttttaaattatatccaaATGCAGcgcttaaaatgtaacacatttttacaAAACACAGTTTTAAGTGCAAGTTCAAAAACCTCCCAGAAGAACTTGTTTTTCGCACGTAAAACCCGAACAATGGAGGATTTTTGCAAATGCTTCTTACAGTTACCGTGGGAGTGTATTTTTTATTATCTGTGTAACTTTAAAAACTCTCAGCACGTGCGATTCGCGTGAAACCGGATTTTACTTGCATTACATGTACAACTTTAGACTGCTATATCGTCACAACGGATAAAGTTTTCACTGAAGAACATGACGCCTACTGATTACTTTTATCTCTCTACCTTGTTACAAAATCAGTACCGATTAACACAAGTTTGAAACAGAAGTGgcatgggtaaaaaaaaaatattttgcccataaaatccgaatgaagctagatttttgaaagcgagttttcagttttatttgaTTGACTTTAAACCGCTTCCGCGCATTCAGTTCActtaagaacgaattttacgtgctcCATTGAGTTCGATTTTTCAAACCATCGTTTCTCGACAACGGATCAAGATTATCGGATACAAAAATTTCGTTTTTACTTTATCCATTTACCTACTTTCGtgtaaaatttgaaccgattcgtacaagtttgaAGCATAATAATGGAGTGCTttaaaaacctcccagaaaaaccTGCTTTTGGACATAAAATCGGAACAAAAGTAGATTTTTTCAAACAGTGATCTTAGGCCAAGGTCTGATATACCGGTGGTCCAAATTTGAACCGTCAGTCCCGTTCCAGTCCGGAATTATTTAAGGGTGAATGTttctgcacgtaaaatccaaacgagGATGACTGTTTTTGCGCGCAAAACCAGAACAGTGCACATataaatggtgccattagctggtCATTGAAGCTCAATTAAAATgttttgcaaaagaaattaatcagtTCGCACTTCTTGCCTGGCCGGGAGCTCCGGTTCGTTACTCAGACCTTGCTTAATAAACTGTAGCATATAGCTGTGGTAAGGCAGTCGTTCATGGCTAAACAAATGGCCGCCGATCCTGGCTACACGAAAACTTTTTACCTCGCATTAGGTTGTCTCTGGTCTTCCGCCAGATATCTACAATTTCGTGTTTACGATGTGCAGCTGGAGGCAGCCCAaacaaatatcactgatcacttctTTCAAGCGACGCCCAGTGCCGTGTAGCGGGAAGCAAATCGACGCTTTCCGTCGCCACTGGGCGGAGCGTGAAAGAAGTGACGAACAGTTTTTGTGTGGactgactccagctgcacactgCAAAAGTGAAGTTGCAGGTACCTCCAGAAGCATCGAAGAAAAAGCGCCTGACGACTATTAGGAGAGACGGTATATGGCCTACGTGCTAACGTCGGAAGTCCCACGAGGCATTTCGCGGCGGTGGTGATGTATACAGAGAAGCGGAAatgcagaaaattgtagcgaaatgtaggacgATCTGCAGCCGAGAGACTTTTTTGCAAGGACTGACAGTCCACCCTCAACGTAAATGTAAGGTATTGAGCATAAATAAGTAGCAAGACCTAATACACAATGACAACCCGATCGCATAACTATTACAGGAAGCAGTCACTTACATGAGAcacctaggagtatgcgtacgtacGAAGTGATTTAAAGAGGAACGACCACATAATACTATTTGTAGGTAAGGAAAATGGCAGCCTGACATTCCCTGgacgaatcctcaggaaatgtaggtATCTTACAAAACTTCATTAGGTCGATTTTTAATGATGCTCGGACCCGTAACGAAACAAGATTCACAGAGGATAAAGAGAAGATCCTAAGAAAAACtgtgcgtttcgttacaggtacatttagtaaaGGCGAAAGCGtctgggagccggccgctgtggctgagcggttctaggcgcttcagtccggaaccgcgctgctgttacggtcgcatgttcgaatcctgcctcgggtatggatgtgtgtgatgtccttaggttaattaggtttaagtagttctaagtctaagggactgatgacctcagcagttaagtcccacagtgcttagagccatttgaaccatttgaaagcgtcTGTGAAACGCTCAGGTACTTACAGTGGCATAAGTTGCACAGAGGCGTTTTGCATGACGGTCTTTTTTTACTTTCAAAGCTGACAGACCGTACACTCCTTGAAGAGTAATCCAATACACTGAGgccacaaaagtcatggaatagctccTTATATTTCgtcagacctccttttgtccggcgtagtacagcagttcgccgtggcatggactcaaaaaatcgttggaagtccccggcagaaatattgagccatgctacctctatagccgtccttaaCTGCGAAAGTATAgcagatgcaggattttgtgcacgaacagaccacTCCATTATCGCCCATAAATGATCGATAGGCTTCGTTCCGGGCGATACTGGGAGCCAAATCATTCgcccaaactgtccagaatgttcttcgaaccaatcgcgagcaattgtggccaTATGAcatcgcgcattgtcgtccatacaaattccatcgttgattggaaacatgaagtctatgaatagctgcaaatggtctccagaaagtcaaacataaccatttcccgtcgaTGATCAGTTCAGATGGACCAGCTCACACAGctgcagagccaccaccagcttgcacagtaccttgttgacatcttgggtccatggtttcgtggggtctgcgccacactcgagccctaccatcagctcctaccaactgaaatctggactcatctgaccacaccactgttttccagtcgtttgTGGCCTAACATTTATGATCACCAGCCCaaggaggcgctgcaggcgatacctTACTGTTGGTGAagtgttggtcatctgctgccacagcccattgacgccaaatttcgtccattgtcctaactgatacgttcatcgtacgtcccactttgatttctgcggttatttgatgcAGAGTTGACTGTCTGTTaagactgacaactctatgcaaaacgCTGCTGAACTCGGTCGCTGAGTGAAGCCGTCGTTCGTTACGTTATCTTGTGAAAAGTAATGGCTgaaattctcggcacactcttggcactgtggatttcGAAATGTtggattccccaacgatttccgaaatgggatgtcccatgcttctagctccaactaccactccgcattcaaagtatgttaattcccgttgtgcggccataaccacgtcggaaaacttttcacacaaattaccagagtgcaaatgacagctccgtcaatgcaccaCCCATTTACCTtgagtaccgccatctgtatgtaagCACATTGCTGTCCATGGCTTTTGTCCTCTCAGTGTATATTACTGCCctctacgtacactcctggaaatggaaaaaagaacacattgacatcggtgtgtcagacccaccatacttgctccggacactgcgagagggctgtacaagcaatgatcacacacacggcacagcggacacaccaggaaccacggtgttggccgtcgaatggcgctagctgcgcagcatttgtgcaccgccgccgtcagtgtcagccagtttgccgtggcatacggtgctccatcgcagtctttaacactggtagcatgccgcgacagcgtggacgtgaaccgtatgtgcagttgacggactttgagcgagggcgtatagtgggcatgcgggaggccgggtggacgtaccgccgaattgctcaacacgtggggcgtgaggtctccacagtacatcgatgttgtcgccagtggtcggcggaaggtgcacgtgcccgtcgacctgggaccggaccgcagcgacgcacggatgcacgccaagaccgtaggatcctacgcagtgccgtaggggaccgcaccgccacttcccagcaaattagggacactgtttctcctggggtatcggcgaggaccattcgcaaccgtctccatgaagctgggctacggtcccgcacaccattaggccgtcttccgctcacgccccaacatcgtgcagcccgcctccagtggtgtcgcgacaggggtgaatggagggacgaatggagacgtcttcagcgatgagagtcgcttctgccttggtgccaatgatggtcgtatgcgtgtttggcgccgtgcaggtgagcgccacaatcaggactgcatacgaccgaggcacacagggccaacacccggcatcatggtgtggggagcgatctcctacactggccgtacaccactggtgatcgtcgaggggacactgaatagtgcacggtacatccaaaccgtcatcgaacccatcgttctaccattcctagaccggcaagggaacttgctgttccaacaggacaatgcacgtccgcatgtatcccgtgccacccaacgtgctctagaaggtgtaagtcaactaccctggccagcaaggtctccggatctgtcccccattgagcatgtttgggactggatgaagcgtcgtctcacgcggtctgcacgtccagcacgaacgctggtccaactgaggcgccaggtggaaatggcatggcaagccgttccacaggactacatccagcatctctacgatcgtctccatgggagaatagcagcctgcattgctgcgaaaggtggatatacactgtactagtgccgacattgtgcatgctctgttgcctgtgtctatgtgcctgtggttctgtcagtgtgatcatgtgatgtatctgaccccaggaatgtgtcaataaagtttccccttcctgggacaatgaattcacggtgttcttatttcaatttccaggagtgtatatctcgagACAGGACGGTAAAGGTAAATTtaaagagattagagctcacatagAGGCTTAGCAGAAATTGTTCTTCCCCCGAACCCTTCGCGACTGGAAAGTAAAGGGGAGAACACGTTAGTGGTACACTAAATACTCTCCACTACACACGGTAAGATCCCTTGCGAGGTGTACATGTAGATCATCGGCAATATGATTTTTCTTCTCTTTTACAGGCGTCGTATGCCCTGGGTCTCGGGGCAGCCTTCTTCGTCGTCGTCGGGGAGATATTCCACGTGTCGGTGAAGGGTGTGGCGTCCTCGGTGGTGACTGCGGCGCTGGGCGTGGTGGGCTTCGCCACCAAGATGTCGTTCCAGCCGGTGTCCGCCGCGCTCGGCACCTACTGGGTCTTCTGGGGCTTCGCCGTTATCTCCCTGTGCGGAGCTCTCTACGTCTTCCTGCTCATCCCAGAGACGAAGGGACAGACCTTCAGCGAGATAAATGAACTCATGGAAAGCAGCGTCCCCACGGAAGTCGTGAACGAGAAAACCAAAGGTCATCATACAACCCCTTAAACGAGATAAGGAACAATCAAGTATGGAGCGTAGTAGTCTATTCGTTTCCATCTGTTGGAGACTGTCTACATATAAacatactgccagaaaaaaaattagtacacccttttagaggtttccagttcactcaatatTAATTATTGCAACAGTccatatgaagtacatgaaatgattacatttacagatcgttAGTACAAGCGGTTTTGAGGTACCAATGTCGACCCATGCTGCAACACCCACATTGGTATGTTGTGTAGACTCCACGGGTGACAATGCAGGTGATGACTCAGGCATACAGTCGATTGTAcaaatggcgaatactgtcctgggatacgttatgccacgcctactCGGGCTGTTGAAGTAGTTGTGTGACAGTGGTTGGTTGATGAGTCGCTTGAGTCACTCCTCATCccttcatatcccacacgtgctcc
It encodes:
- the LOC124590338 gene encoding facilitated trehalose transporter Tret1-like; translation: MRAACGGRYMQYFAAISASLSVAMQGAFLGWPAPTLPKLEAADSPVPITLEQASWLASINSLTTLIAVPLVALTIDRLGRKWLLLLAAAPFAVFWLMVAFVSSFEMLLAARIIGSIGSGIALSVPHLYVSEVAQTHIRGALAALFMIMMNSGNLYIMCTGPFLSVTGASYAGLVLPALFVLTFLWVPESPYFLLLRKKEGDAKDTLARLRANTDLEAELREMHKAIQQKGQTQGSFRDIVFNAVHRRTLLLVVGLTVLYLGTGSQALVAFSTEIFNRSGSSIDSDVSSIIVAAVQLVASVSASALVDRAGRRPLLICGFVGCAVSMAALGVYFFLADAQHVDMSALYWLPLTGLTAFQASYALGLGAAFFVVVGEIFHVSVKGVASSVVTAALGVVGFATKMSFQPVSAALGTYWVFWGFAVISLCGALYVFLLIPETKGQTFSEINELMESSVPTEVVNEKTKGHHTTP